A section of the Aerosakkonema funiforme FACHB-1375 genome encodes:
- a CDS encoding ABC transporter substrate-binding protein, which translates to MSGEVKKFKLYPNRRRFLKTAASFSGLLLSGCGWTLGEVRPTPTPSKNSDILYIYSFSTYLDRKLLRRFTAETGIKVVADVYDSNETMLAKMQAGGGRAYSVLYPSDYMVRQMLELGMLTKLDRNRIEAWEILSPQFQNPAYDPNNSYSVPIAWGTTGLIYNSKKLKQAPEDWAYLWENQQLLYRRITLVNDVREVMGATLRMLGYSYNSTNAEELQQAYQKLKDIKSAIASFTTDAWREQLLAGDLLLAMGYSADAVNVAKENPDLQYLIPKSGTSVWTDTMAIPKTAPNPDAAYAWINFMLKPEVAAFVCERLNFPTVNQEALKLMSAKTRDNPTLYPPPELLQNCERIEPLGKFSEVFDRYWTQLTSS; encoded by the coding sequence ATGAGCGGGGAGGTTAAAAAATTTAAGCTATATCCAAACAGACGTCGCTTCTTAAAAACGGCAGCGTCATTTTCAGGATTGCTCCTTTCTGGTTGTGGATGGACTCTAGGTGAGGTGAGACCGACACCCACCCCATCAAAAAATTCTGATATTTTATATATTTACAGTTTTTCTACTTATCTCGATCGCAAGCTGTTACGCAGATTTACTGCTGAAACTGGTATTAAAGTAGTGGCAGATGTCTATGATTCCAACGAGACTATGTTGGCTAAAATGCAGGCAGGAGGCGGTCGGGCTTACAGTGTACTTTACCCCTCTGACTACATGGTTCGCCAAATGTTGGAATTGGGGATGCTGACAAAATTGGATCGCAACCGCATCGAAGCTTGGGAAATTTTGTCGCCGCAGTTCCAAAATCCAGCTTACGACCCGAATAACAGTTATAGCGTACCGATCGCCTGGGGAACTACTGGCTTAATTTATAATAGCAAAAAACTCAAACAAGCTCCCGAAGATTGGGCTTATCTTTGGGAGAATCAGCAGCTACTTTATCGACGCATAACGTTAGTTAATGATGTGCGAGAAGTGATGGGTGCTACTTTGCGAATGCTGGGTTATTCTTACAATTCGACAAATGCTGAAGAACTGCAACAAGCTTACCAAAAATTAAAGGATATCAAAAGTGCGATCGCATCTTTTACAACAGACGCTTGGCGAGAGCAATTATTGGCTGGAGATTTGCTGCTGGCGATGGGTTATTCCGCAGATGCTGTAAATGTGGCCAAAGAAAACCCCGACTTGCAATATCTTATTCCTAAGAGCGGTACTTCTGTGTGGACGGATACGATGGCGATTCCCAAAACTGCTCCCAATCCCGATGCTGCCTATGCTTGGATAAATTTTATGCTAAAACCGGAAGTGGCTGCCTTTGTTTGCGAGCGACTTAACTTTCCTACAGTAAATCAAGAAGCTCTGAAGTTAATGTCTGCTAAAACTCGCGATAATCCTACCTTGTATCCGCCGCCCGAACTGCTGCAAAATTGTGAAAGAATCGAACCGCTGGGGAAATTTAGCGAAGT